The Klebsiella aerogenes KCTC 2190 region TCCACGTCGCAGCAACAAACGATTGCCCTGCGCGCCAACCAACGCCCCTGCCGCCAGCGCCATGCCGCTATAGCCAAAGGTCCGCGCATCCAGTCCCAGGCGGGCAAAAAGGAAAGGCCCCTGGCTGTAATAGCTGAACAAACCGATATTCAGTGCCGCCACCAGCGCCACCGCAAAACGGATTTTCGCATCCGCCAGCATGCGCAGCATTAACGGCCAGAGCGCCTGATCCCCCGTTCGCGGCGGCCGGGTTTCCGGTATGATCACCGCGCACAGCAGCAACAGCGCCGCCGCAAGCAACGCCAGTGCGCCGAAGACGCCGTTCATTCCGCGCCAGGCCGTCAGCACGCCGCCAAGATAAACGCCAATTGCCGGGCTGATAGCCAGCGCCATGCCGACAAAAGAAAAGATCGCCGCCAACCTCCGGCCATCAAACGCATCCCGCAGCACCGTTTGCCCAACCACCGACCCGATTGCCGCGCCGAAAGCCGCCACGATACGAGCCGCCAGCAGTACGCTAAAATCTGGCGCCGCCAGCGCCAGCATACAACCTGCGGTATACACCGCCAGACCGAGCAATAACGCCGGCCGCCGCCCGCGCCGGTCGCTGAACCAGCCCCAGAACAGCACGCCAACGGCAAAGCCGATAAAATAGACCGCCAGCGTCTGCGCCGCATCGGCGGCGCTAACGGAAAAATGGGCGCTGATATCAGTCAGCGCCGGGCTATAGATAGTTTCCGCGATTTGCGGAAACATGAGTAATGCGGTAACCAGCGCCATCGCCGAACGACTTAACATATCCACCTCCCTCGTCAAAGGCGCCATTGTAGGGAGCGGCAAAAACGGCGATTATAAATATAATGACATTTAACATCGAGAATCAGACATTATGGCATGGCTCAGCGCGGATGCATCCTTTGACCCTGATACGCTCAGTGCGCCGCTGATTGGCGTGCAATCCACGCTTAACGGCGATCATGACGACGGTCTGCATCGTCATCAAATGGGGCAGATGTTATTTACCCGTCAGGGTTGTATCCGGCTGACGCTAAATGATGGCGCGCTATTGTGTATGTTACCGCCGACCCGCGCGGCGTGGATCCCCGCAGGCGTGACGCACCGCGCCCAAATGCAGCACATCGTTGATTACCGTTCGGTGTGGTTCGCCAATACGCATTATCCCGAGCTACCCGCCGCCCCGGCCATCCTCAACGTTACCCCGCTGCTGCGCGAGTTGCTCGAACGCATTAGCGCCAGCCTGTGGGATACTGACTGGCAACAGGGTCCGGCCCGGCACCTGGCGGCGCTCTGCGTGGCGGAAATCGGCGCGGCAAAACATGAGCCGATGATGCTAACGCTGCCGCAGGATAAACGTCTGCGCCATCTCAACGGCCATGGGCACCCGCCGCAGCTTCAGCAACTGGCGGCGCAATGCGGCGCCGGAGAAAAGACCATCAGCCGCCTGTTTCAACGTGAAACCGGCATGTCATATCAGCAGTGGCGCCAACAGTGGCGGTTGATGAAAGCCGTTGAGCTATTGGCCAGCGGTCAACGCATTACGGATGTCGCCCAGGCGCTGGAGTTTGCCAGCGATAGCGCCTTTATCTACTTTTTCCGCAGCCAGACCGGCAAAACCCCCGGACAATACATCGCCAGGTAAATAGTCTGTTTTCGGCCAAAATGTTAACTCCAACACGCGTAGCGGCCGATATTCGGCTAAGGTTTTCTGATGGCCGTTCGCAGTGGCGCGAAGTCAGCAAAACGCAAAAATGGAGAATTATCGATGACGAGATCGGTTCTACGTCGCCCGGAAACCCTGACCTACCTTATTCGACTGGCACTGGGAGGCGCAATATTAAGCCTGGCGACATTCGCCGCGCAGGCAGATGACAACACCTCCCCGGTACCGCAATCGCCTGATGAACTATTAGGCCCGCTGTTTAACGACGTGCAGAGCGCGAAACTATTCCCTGACCAAAAAACCTTCGCTGATGCGGTACCGAACAGCGATCCGCTGATGATCCTTGCCGACTATCGAATGCAAAAAAGCCAGGCCAGCTTCGATCTGCGCCATTTCGTTGAGATCAACTTCACCCTGCCGCGTGATAACGATCAATACGTACCCCCGAAAGGACAAACCCTGCGTCAACACATCGATGGGCTATGGCCAGTATTAACCCGCAGCACCGTCGAGGTCGAGAAATGGGATTCGCTGCTGCCGCTGCCTAAACCTTATGTGGTACCCGGTGGACGCTTCCGCGAGGTTTATTACTGGGATAGTTATTTCACCATGCTGGGCCTCGCCGAAAGCGGGCACTGGGATAAAGTGGAAGACATGGTGGCCAACTTCGCCGCCGAAATAGACCGCTGGGGCCATATTCCAAACGGCAACCGCAGCTACTATCTGAGCCGTTCGCAGCCGCCGTTCTTCTCCTTTATGGTTGAGCTGCTGGCCAGCCACGATGGCGATCGGGCGCTGAAGACCTGGCTGCCGCAGATGGAAAAAGAGTATCGCTATTGGATGGAAGGCGCCGATGCGCTAACGCCCGGCAAAGCCAATAAACGCGTGGTGCGTATGGAAGATGGCGCGCTGCTTAACCGCTACTGGGATGATAACGATACGCCGCGCCCGGAGTCCTGGCTGGACGATGTCACCACCGCCAAAAACAATCCTAACCGCCCGGCCACCGAAATCTATCGCGACCTACGTTCCGCCGCGGCTTCCGGATGGGACTTCAGCTCTCGCTGGATGGATAATCCGCAGCAATTGGGGACTATCCGCACCACCAGCATCCTTCCTGTCGATCTCAATGCGCTGATGTTCCACATGGAAAAAACCATCGCCCGCGCCAGTAAGGCCGCTGGCGACAGCGCCAAAGCCGGACAGTACGATGCGCTAGCGAACGCCCGTCAGAAAGCGCTGGAAAAATATCTGTGGAACGATAAAGAAGGCTGGTATGCCGATTACGATCTGAAGAGCCATAAAGTCCGTAATCAGCTGACCGCCGCGGCGCTGTTCCCGCTGTACGTCAAAGCGGCCTCCAGCGAACGCGCCGCGAAAGTCGCCGCCGCCGCCGAAAGCCGCCTGCTGAAGCCCGGCGGCCTCACCACGACCACGGTCAATAGCGGCCAGCAATGGGACGCGCCAAACGGCTGGGCGCCGCTGCAGTGGGTGGCGGTGGAAGGCCTGCAGAACTACGGTCAGAAAAAGGTGGCCATGGAGGTCACCTGGCGCTTCCTCAGCAACGTCCAGCACACCTATGACAGCAAGCAGAAGCTGGTAGAGAAATATGACGTGAGTTCAACGGGTACCGGCGGCGGCGGCGGTGAATACCCGCTGCAGGACGGCTTTGGCTGGACCAATGGCGTGACGTTAAAGATGCTCGACCTGGTTTGCCCGCAGGAAAAACCGTGCGAT contains the following coding sequences:
- a CDS encoding MFS transporter translates to MLSRSAMALVTALLMFPQIAETIYSPALTDISAHFSVSAADAAQTLAVYFIGFAVGVLFWGWFSDRRGRRPALLLGLAVYTAGCMLALAAPDFSVLLAARIVAAFGAAIGSVVGQTVLRDAFDGRRLAAIFSFVGMALAISPAIGVYLGGVLTAWRGMNGVFGALALLAAALLLLCAVIIPETRPPRTGDQALWPLMLRMLADAKIRFAVALVAALNIGLFSYYSQGPFLFARLGLDARTFGYSGMALAAGALVGAQGNRLLLRRGAGQRPIFICAGLLLLLASAGVCLLADSRFFLLPMIAVATAYAMAIPVVLGTALSDYADCRGSAGALFGLTYYLVIGLGLAFVGWGQSLGVALAICAVICALTGWCYLRYIDD
- a CDS encoding AraC family transcriptional regulator, with protein sequence MAWLSADASFDPDTLSAPLIGVQSTLNGDHDDGLHRHQMGQMLFTRQGCIRLTLNDGALLCMLPPTRAAWIPAGVTHRAQMQHIVDYRSVWFANTHYPELPAAPAILNVTPLLRELLERISASLWDTDWQQGPARHLAALCVAEIGAAKHEPMMLTLPQDKRLRHLNGHGHPPQLQQLAAQCGAGEKTISRLFQRETGMSYQQWRQQWRLMKAVELLASGQRITDVAQALEFASDSAFIYFFRSQTGKTPGQYIAR
- a CDS encoding alpha,alpha-trehalase — its product is MTRSVLRRPETLTYLIRLALGGAILSLATFAAQADDNTSPVPQSPDELLGPLFNDVQSAKLFPDQKTFADAVPNSDPLMILADYRMQKSQASFDLRHFVEINFTLPRDNDQYVPPKGQTLRQHIDGLWPVLTRSTVEVEKWDSLLPLPKPYVVPGGRFREVYYWDSYFTMLGLAESGHWDKVEDMVANFAAEIDRWGHIPNGNRSYYLSRSQPPFFSFMVELLASHDGDRALKTWLPQMEKEYRYWMEGADALTPGKANKRVVRMEDGALLNRYWDDNDTPRPESWLDDVTTAKNNPNRPATEIYRDLRSAAASGWDFSSRWMDNPQQLGTIRTTSILPVDLNALMFHMEKTIARASKAAGDSAKAGQYDALANARQKALEKYLWNDKEGWYADYDLKSHKVRNQLTAAALFPLYVKAASSERAAKVAAAAESRLLKPGGLTTTTVNSGQQWDAPNGWAPLQWVAVEGLQNYGQKKVAMEVTWRFLSNVQHTYDSKQKLVEKYDVSSTGTGGGGGEYPLQDGFGWTNGVTLKMLDLVCPQEKPCDALPATPPTQTESATGQQPAANDAVAAAEKKAQ